In the Palaeococcus pacificus DY20341 genome, one interval contains:
- a CDS encoding ArsR/SmtB family transcription factor: MTEICKVYEEHLDKILEAKKKLPEEETILEVSDFFDALGNPTRLKILFALLEDELCTCDLSNITGLSVSAISHQLRILKDRKIVTYRKDGKNVFYSLDDEHIREILKVALKHMEE; encoded by the coding sequence ATGACAGAGATATGTAAAGTTTACGAAGAGCATTTGGATAAAATCCTCGAAGCTAAGAAAAAGCTGCCTGAGGAGGAGACAATCCTTGAAGTTTCCGACTTCTTTGACGCCTTAGGCAACCCCACAAGGCTTAAGATACTCTTCGCTCTGCTGGAGGATGAGCTCTGCACATGTGACTTATCCAATATCACTGGGCTTTCGGTTTCCGCGATCTCTCACCAGCTTAGGATTTTGAAGGATAGAAAAATCGTCACGTATAGAAAAGACGGAAAGAACGTTTTCTACAGCTTAGATGACGAGCACATAAGGGAGATTTTGAAGGTTGCACTTAAGCACATGGAGGAGTGA
- a CDS encoding SagB/ThcOx family dehydrogenase, with translation MEIKLPEPRIKGEISLEEAIYRRKSIRRYTSEPLTLGELSQVLWAAYGINIWGKRTSPSAGARYPFEVYTVVSSVEGLDPGLYHYDGKKHVLKLIRKGDLREELARACLGQKCVATAPVNIVIVAHYERTTSRYGERGVRYVHIDAGHMGQNIYLQATALGLGTVAVGAFRDEEVKKVIDVEGDPLYIFPLGRPAE, from the coding sequence ATGGAGATTAAACTACCAGAACCGAGAATTAAAGGGGAAATTAGTCTTGAGGAAGCGATATACAGGAGAAAGAGCATTAGAAGATATACCTCAGAACCATTAACCCTTGGTGAGCTCTCTCAAGTTCTCTGGGCGGCTTATGGAATAAATATCTGGGGAAAGAGAACCTCTCCAAGTGCGGGTGCAAGGTATCCTTTTGAAGTATACACCGTTGTGAGCAGTGTTGAGGGCCTTGATCCCGGGTTATACCATTATGATGGGAAGAAGCATGTTCTAAAGCTTATTCGAAAGGGAGATTTAAGAGAAGAGCTCGCTCGTGCATGTCTCGGACAGAAGTGTGTTGCTACCGCTCCAGTGAACATTGTGATAGTTGCCCACTATGAAAGAACCACGAGCAGGTATGGTGAAAGAGGAGTAAGGTATGTGCACATCGATGCCGGTCACATGGGACAAAATATTTACCTCCAAGCAACGGCTTTAGGCCTTGGAACTGTCGCAGTTGGGGCTTTTCGAGACGAGGAGGTCAAGAAGGTAATTGATGTTGAAGGAGATCCCCTATATATCTTCCCTCTTGGAAGGCCTGCGGAATAA
- a CDS encoding DMT family transporter, translated as MTHHYGYVSAVLAALLFGISSTLNKIALRNVHPMIIAGSIYLTAGIVLMLLRFTPLKDKILERLEFKVKTQEYFSRRDLLLLAFIVLFGSFLAPLSFMFGLNKTTAVNASLLLNTETLFTVLIALLVFKEKASRRSIIGILLILIGAVVISTENFREVELSKGILGNILIILAGLSWAIDNNLSKLLSVKRDLLLVTSLKGLFGGSALLILASLIGIPFYIPLQSLPYVLTVGAFSIGFSIVLFLFALREIGAMKTGAIFSTSSLIGALFAFLILGESFTAAKAFFGILMFFGVYLLSLE; from the coding sequence ATGACACATCACTATGGCTATGTGAGTGCAGTTTTAGCTGCTCTGCTCTTTGGAATAAGCTCGACGCTGAATAAAATCGCCCTTAGAAATGTTCATCCAATGATAATAGCGGGAAGCATTTATCTAACGGCGGGGATAGTTTTAATGCTCCTTCGCTTTACACCACTTAAGGATAAAATCCTCGAAAGGCTTGAATTTAAAGTTAAAACCCAAGAATACTTCTCAAGGCGAGACCTCTTGCTATTGGCTTTTATAGTACTTTTTGGATCTTTCTTGGCACCTCTTTCGTTCATGTTTGGCTTGAATAAGACAACAGCTGTTAATGCATCCCTCTTACTCAACACCGAGACGCTGTTCACTGTTTTAATAGCCCTTTTAGTCTTTAAAGAAAAAGCCTCAAGAAGAAGCATTATCGGAATTCTCTTAATCTTAATTGGAGCCGTTGTGATCTCAACAGAAAACTTTAGGGAAGTAGAGCTGAGCAAAGGCATCCTTGGGAACATTTTAATAATTTTAGCAGGCCTTTCATGGGCGATAGACAATAATTTGAGCAAGTTGCTAAGCGTTAAGAGGGATCTGCTTTTGGTAACTTCACTAAAAGGGCTGTTTGGAGGGAGCGCGTTATTAATTCTGGCTTCTCTAATTGGAATTCCTTTCTACATCCCACTTCAAAGCCTTCCATATGTATTAACGGTCGGTGCCTTCAGCATAGGCTTTTCCATCGTGCTGTTCCTATTCGCCTTGAGGGAAATTGGGGCTATGAAAACGGGGGCAATTTTCTCAACTTCCTCACTAATCGGTGCTCTCTTTGCTTTTCTAATCCTTGGAGAGAGCTTCACAGCAGCTAAAGCATTTTTCGGCATTTTGATGTTCTTTGGGGTGTATTTGTTATCTTTAGAGTAA